ATGGGAGATTAACagaagaataaaagagtttaatGATGGAGACATGCATATTGCAGCCccttttgaataaataatgagCACTTTCGAAGGAATAGCGCGCTATTTATGCCAGTGCTCAAACTTGCAGCATGCTGAATTATTTTTGCTTAAGATATATGGATAAGTTgtcttctatctctttttttttctaatcgtaattctttgaaatttttttggatTCGTGCATTAAATACAAGATATTGGGTGTATAACAGTTTTGTGATTGGACATGTGTTGTTGATATGTTGTATCGAACGTGTTTCGAAGACCGATTGATTGTTAACGATAAAGATGCGGCATAGATCCGCGCGATTCTTTCGTGGTTTATAAGGAGCGTCGAAATTTGGCAAAAATACACTCACACTCtccggaaaaaaattatatatatgtagagattttgaaattagaaaaaattatatactttgtgTTTGTGCAATGTCACACCACAGATTCTTGTGTGCGAAATATAAACACGATAAAAGAACGAACACAATGTGTGAAACAAGTATGGAACATCACAAAAAATCTGTCTCTGAAGAACTTGGAATGCACAGAACTTAGAATACATCATGGCATAAacgattatttttttgtatagatAATTTGATGATAATCAAGAGGTCACTAATAACCTTAAGGATAacaaatttggaaatttattatgtttctaTTATCGCAATCATTGATTGCAACTCATGATGCGCAAGATAATCTAAAGAAACGATTAGATTCCGGTTTCTAATACGTATGTTTACCTGGTAAGCTCATTTAGCTCATTCTGTTCttgagatataaaattattttttctttttaaaagaaacttcTTGCAAATAATATCGTCGATGAAAGATGATTGCGCGCGATTGTggttttacaaattaaattcgaTACGAGTAATCTTGTCTCGTGGAATCTGTAGATATCTGTAGTTTCAATTGATTTCTTTGATGAAGAGAACATTATCTTCTTCGAAATCGATCatccttatttaatattatccTTTTATTCTCAGTATCACCGCGTGATACTGTACCTCATCTATTTTCGAATTGTAAGGTCATATGACTCGTAGACATTAACATTAACGTCATatgtctttttaaattatttatgagtGTGAACGTAaggaatttatatttaattctgaaaaataatgACGATTAATATTCTCGCTCATTTGTCGATATCGGCAAACAGAACGATTAACGATTCCCTTGCAAGGTACAATTTAATTGCAAGTTTATCTTACAGGGAATAATGGCTTATTATTAGGATGaggttaaaatatttttaagtcttTACATACCATAACGTATGTCTACAGCATGGAACacaacatttcagcaatattacaacaatattgcaatattacagcaatattgtagaaacattgcaacattgtCGGAACGTTCTGTGCtgatatacatgtatgtgtatCATAAACATAATTAACTGCATATGTATAGTTAAATACGCATGTGCGCGTATTTAACTTTAGgtgaattaattaatagtatAGTCTGTAAATTTATCTTATACGAGATGCACTGCAGTTATCTTACGTGACTGACAGTGATTGTCTTGTGATTATAAACCGATCGCAAATATTATATACGTCTTaagtatatgtttaaaatatttatatccaagatttatcatttatatcaatttacgtCAAGTCACATTAATTTAGTGTTAATTACGCGAAAAAGGCAGTACGGATTACCCATTAGAATTTCTATCGCTAAATAGAATTTCTATAGTTAAATTGCAATAAGAGTGGCAATTTACGCGTCACATGTCGAATAAAATGATCGAAAACACATCAATCAGCAAAGTACCTGGGTGACGGGATTCTCGCCCGGACGATAAACAACGTTGTGCATCGGCCTTTTGCGACCGACGTAATTCACGCAGACAAACTCGAGAAGACTCGCATAGATGAAGCACATGCATACGCCGTCCCACACGTTCATGGCAGTCAAGTTCGAAACGACGGGCAGCGTTCCCCGGAAGCCATTCGACGTGGTGAAAAAGTTGAGCATCGTTGTTACACCTGAAGTATAAACAATTATTGAAAACAATGATTTTTTCAATGACTTTTCCATGTCAGAAGCTAAGCGAGTATAAGCACTGGTGAGCACGCGATGGCACCCATTGTCAGATTTCACTACAAAATACTTGAGAGAGATTATTGAATTTTTCAGTAAAGGTTTTCATCGCCCTGGTGACAATTTTTCTCAAGATTCttcgtataatataattttatacaattattctatgtaaataaaaaaaaatttgaaattgcaaCACGTGCGAAGAAAAATAATCTCatgatacaaatataattaagacGTCTCTTCGAAACGTCTTTGCAACATAAAGGATAACTTTTGTGTTATTAGAACGCTTCATCTTCAATACTTCAATGCCTCATCGCGCTCATCATAGTAATTGATGAGCAGTGGCCCTCTCTTGTCGCGTGGCGTAGACTGATTCGCAAACatgtataaatttgttttttcttcaaCTGTTGCAAAAATCGTACTTTGGATCAAAAAGGACTTTTATCATTGAATTTAAACCGTTCTATCTGACCACGAGACAGAGCGCACACTCACAGCGGTGTATCGTTAGAATACGTTACACCTTGTGTATCACATGGCGATTATGATATGGTCCATTGGATGATACGGCAGGTACATTAGTGTGTGTTCGCGAAAGAAGCCAAattctatatttctttttaagaagAATTATGGGATTGTATTCTGTGCTATATGGACTCACCAATCATCACTCGCGCCGGCACGGCATTCCATTCGAGCCAAAATGTGATGAAAGAGCTGGTTACTAGAATAATGCCCGGGATGAAAACCGTAGTGAAATAGAAGGAACGATCTCGCGTGAAGATCAGATCCACCTTCAAGCAGCTGTAATTACCTAAGTCAAGTACACGTAACTTTATTTTCTTTGCTGGAATTAATAAAGATTCTTCGTACTTTTGTAAAGCGAAAGAAAAGTAGTTTGACATTGATTCGAATAGAGATAAACCGTAATGGATAttcataaatacttaaatatttattttttcgctcactattaattaataattaatacaataattgatTTGTAATTAAtgatgtttgaaaaatatttttcaacttgaaacattgcagcattagtaaaatgtatatatatatttttgataacgtaCGAGATTAAAAATGTCAAGTAAATGACGATTGATTTTTGTTGTGTTAAGAGAATGATcgtttaaagatatatttttattatattcggAGAAAaacgataaaagaaaatattttatacaatcttTTTGTCAATCATTCGCAAAAGCATTTGGAGTATTTGAACAAAGTGCTAACATATGGGCATCAAGAAAGGTTTTATCAGAAGGTTCGCAGGCATAAAGGAACATCTACCACCaaggaaatattaaaaactaaattttcttTCACAAATAACTCGCAAATAATTCTACATTCAATATAACTtttcaatgtatatttttttaatgttgaaaaaaaaatatcaacatttattcaaaattacatgaaaattacGAACGATTCATGCCAGTGACATTCAATTATTGTCGtttgtatacattattaatttgaaaGAGAAGTTCCCGTCTTGTTAGGATTTCTCTTGGGGATCAATTtcgagtaaaaaatttttactttattaaatattgatagcaaataaataaaaaattgagtatAAGAAACATtgtgcaaattaaaatataaaaaaagcgaagcttatatattataattatgaaagaaataacaatataaaattctttgataaaatttatttgaagattatattaattttattattttgttatatgttttataatcgCGCGCTCCCTATGAACTACTCATAAATATGTGCccatcaataaaatttttataatccttTATTGCAGCAAgtagttctattaaaaaatttttaaatataatctgattaataatatacaatataaaatttatcttttgaCTTTGTTTTAaggtaaatataatatttcgtaaatattatatttttgaaacattgtataaatttacaaaataataatacatataaatgaacaaatatttatgaatataaaaataattctataatgcCACAATATAAgctcattataataaataagcgTTGccatataaataatagaaataaatgtaagatgaatgtaaaataaaaatgtcttttgaaaacttttcctacattattttttaaattaagtaatacaATTAAGCTCAATTACGCATGGGGGGGAAAGATAAAATTGCTTTAGCACTTGCAACGTTCCAACTACTAAATTTGGCAACccttacaattagttttatcATTTTCAATTAGTGGAAATTCTTTTGCAATATTGCACAAATCAATATACTATGTACGAAGCAAACATCGAATATCTACTTGGGATATCTtggcattttttaattttggtaaGCTTGGTcctgtctctctctccctcatTTATTCTCTTTCAAATCTCTTTCAAATTGCGTTACACTCATATCAAAGTGATAGATATGAGAGAGATAGATTTTTACCTTGCTCCTCAAATCTGCGCTGGCACAGCGAGCACTTAGAGTCTCCGAAATCATCGAACTCGTCCTCCTCAACCATGATCCGTCCGTCAGCTGCAACAAAACAGCCCACGATCTCTTTCCTTTCTGTTTTTTCTCTGCCTTTGttctttccgttttttttttttttttttttaaatcgcgtTCTGAGAGTGTCGAAAGAAGAAACAAATCTTCAGAGTCGGGAGATAAGCTCTAACAATAAGAGTGTAAGAAGAGCTTGATCTACTCATTGAGTAAGtttctgttatttttcttatacgtatataaattttttcaaactttatttgCTTTCTTTTgctttacacaattattttacgaatttgtaataatttgttacgtgacaaaataatgataatacatATGATatggtataataatataattgcaacaCCAACATTGAAGAAATGACACAATTTAACAACAAGTTGAGATCAGAATAAAAATAGCGATTGTCTCACTCAGAGATAATCAAATCAGACTTATCAAAGCTCAAAAagaattgtttgtaaaaaactaaataattttaaatgttcaaaTCTCTCCATATCGCTTGAGATTGTTTATAATCagtctatttattttttaacgattttattatattataatttatgctgtttttaacttttttgttaataatatcgTACAAACAATATTATAGCTCTTTATTATTACTCTAAATAAATCAAGCATAGCCTACTTTCCGCCATGGTTAACTCCTTTAGGGCGAATATTACGAAAATGGCACAATATTGTAGTATAGGACTTTTCTTCAGTTTAATCCATTCTACCTACCTACTCGTGAACATTGTGTCAATAATCATCAGACACTCTGTTTATATGTGtagtatgtatgtatttatgactgtatgtatgcatatgcatatttcgaaaaaaaatgtgtaaaacaaaatttttttattttttaacgtaatttgaatctgcaataaaaagtactatgttatatttataaaattcaacatCCGGCATGTGTAGTTCTTTTCCGGTCGGAATCGGAAGTATCATTATCGAAAATATCATTATCTATGTAAATCTGCCTAATTTCTACGTCAAGAGCGTGAAAGCGATCGGTaacgattaaaattttctagtatgtcaaaacgtaattttatttttattttggtcaCAAAGTGCGAAGCATGTGTTGTGTTGAGCTTCGCATTTCTTTTCCGATTTCTTCACAATAAGTAAGTAATTGTCAATACTGCATCGATGCGGATCGATTATAAGTGCAAAGGAGGGGACGTTCTTCAAGGACGTCCGATGAGAGTGTCATCGTAAGAAAGTCTCACCCCAAAAGCAAACCACGGCGTTTTAGTTGAAAAGCGAGACAGGATCCAAGGTTGCCAATATGCATTTTCTACTAATCTAGGAAATCTACTATCGTACATGTGTGTATACATTATCAAAATATGAATACTATAACATCACTAATAAACGGGGTAAAGAGATACAATTATATTCGATCATCGCTATGGCGCATGCATACGTGATTTCTACATAggtataattacaatatttattatatatatagacagGGTGTTGTAGACTTTGCGTGACAGCCGTTAATGGCAGACACTCCCGTTAATGGCAATTACTTTTCGAGACAAAAATCCTAGTACTAAAATATCGGTAAAACTAcagtagtttttaaatgagaagggTTTAAAGTTGGCAAATCAAAATCAATTGTCCGAAATGCGTGCGCTCAAGTATGAGGTATGTACATCCCCCGTACCGTGAAGATACTcgtacaatgaaaaataaatatcgtaTTTAGGAACATGTTCATTACTGTATAATGTGCCATACGTGATTGATTTGCCACTTTTAAATCCTTTTCATTTAAGAACTACTGCAGCCTCGACATTTTAATACTAGGATTTTCGTCTTGAAATGATCTCAGGAGGCTGTCATTAACGCGAGAGTTACGCCAAGTCTGGGACATCTTGTACATGTAGGTATATCATACAACATATATGTGCTGATGTGTTATTTcgtgcataatatttttattttcaaatttaaaatttgtttgtttgatagaaggagaaaggaagagaaaagtttaattttatgaagaaatatattatataaaaggagagaaagaatAAAGTCAAATAGATAGATGTATAATCTaagaattaatatataacatattttttaaaaataaaagtaattaaattattatgcatttaaTACTGTGTACAATTTACATacgtaatataaatatgtaaattttagatataaacgtatttcgtattaaaacaaaaatggaaGTAGAAATGGTTTTCTACTTCCATTTTCGTTTTAAtacgaaatttttttcttttatcataagttattatatatttttacccACGCGAAAtagttttctaatttaaaaaagtaaaggaACAAAAGTACGGTGTTCATTGAAAACATCATTCTGTTTTAATCGTGCTGAAagtatattagaaaattaagcGTGTCACATTCCATAGAGCTGACATGAAAGGACAACATAAATGGATTACGCTGCTAATTTTTATGCATGCAaacttacctttttttttattttttattagacatTGCCAAACTctatcataattaatattaattattaaagaaaagtgtagataaaaaaagtctagataaaaaaagaatcaacaatagaagtaaaattaaaattgaattttaatttagttttttgtcaaaaaattaattaaaattattataagttaattattaacaattaagaTAAAggatgaattttatattaattaattacacaaCAAGAAATGCACTATTTCTGTTTCTATAGTTTCTAAAATGAAAGAGATCTAAAGTGAAGATAAATGAACCTTTTCTAAAACTTTACTTTATTGGTAACACACAGATTCATTGATCCGAAGATAAAGCTTCAGTAATAGAGATGTGATAAATTTTACTTCGGATAGATTTGTAAAAGTTTACAAGATACAAGTATACTAAGCTAACACAGCATTGATTTGGCTATCAAAGAAACgttgtatttattgtttttgCATAGAATCATTACGAATATTACGAAAAGAAGCTTCTTTTTCTATTGGATATTAGATTATTGGATAATAGATTATTGGATAAAACGCGTGTGAagagtatttattattaatatgtacatttttatattaagaaaattacatgttgtataaaaattgtgaagTGGTAAATTAAAGAACTAGGAgatgtgatataaaaaaataaaattctattaatgtacaacacATAACctgaataaaacataaatattgcaaagtatatttaaaaacatttttgtaattctCGAAAGGGATTGTTCAAGGTATAAGATGTATGTACATCTCACTTCTTTTTCTGTGAATAGACTTATAAAGTATacaattaattgtattttgctCACCTCGCCAGCTCACTTTGATGGGACACGTGATTGTCTGATTTTTAATGAGATACGCATTCAGCGCAGACAGGCTTGGGCTTTTTCGTAACGTTCCCTCATCATTTTTCCACACATACGTAATCGCTGTCTGCTCATACGatactgaaaaataaaaaaaaagtgaaatttattaataattatttcataatgtaCGTTCAAGACAACACACAATGTATCTTTTTTATCGTTCGCATCCAAGTGTGctatgtattttaattacttactgCTCTCGATTGCAAATGAACACAATGGGTCGTCAAAAGGGAAGATATTAAGATTACCCTGGCAGGATATGATAAGATGACGcctgtaaaataataatgaagattttttacaaagaaaaattttattactgaagaagaaagaaattaaaaatttgtctaaCATTGATCAAGAtcactttataaaaatacttttgcaataatatttattaattattttgtaaagatacgtattattaataattttttcaaacatttcatGTTTTAAACGTATTTAGCTTAAGCATGTAAGATATATCAAGTTGTTTCTCAAGTACCGCATGAGATAGTTGACGGTGCCGTTGCGATATATCCGCAGGGCAAAATGAACAGGAATAAGAGGATCCTTGAAATCTCCATGCATTATGAAATACGTGTCTGGTAACCAGATATTATCGTAGTGATGAATTGCATTTAAAAACTCAtattttgatttgttgctataaCGCAATCGTGGGTCGAACCACTGTTGCTGCAGTAAGAATTCCACCTCGTATTTCTGTGAAAGCAGAAAaaacgtttatataattttacaattagttatatTTTAACTGATGACTATGAAGTATAGAGAGAGAAATCGTGTGAAATCAAATCATATTGTGGTTCATCAATGGTACAGTAATCTCGTGCAAATTTCGATATTACGGTTTATCAACGATATTGCGATGTaagacttgaaaattttattaaaaacaaaatatgcaaagtattatttttattaataagctaGCAGGGCCAAATTGACAAAAAATCAAACCTGATCTATGAAATTATTTAGTACTCATTTTGTACTAATAATTTGTACTATCAATAAAAAGCTTGTACCCTATGCTATTTCGGAAAAAAACGTGGCGTTGTTAGGTTATTGTTAGGTTGGCTGCTAGCCAggatcacataaaaaaaaaagaacttaatttgtactaatttgtatcattaaaaaatgtttatacttATATTGATTCGTCCCTCACAAAATAACCCTCAATTAAATTCAACTCTATTAGACTCAAGAGAAAAATACTCTTTGCCACGAATGAAACTAATCCGTACatatatccatatatatatTCTCACAGGCAAAACGTTATGTAATATTTGTACCGCTAAAACAAAGTCATGATTTCCAGGGTGTCTACACTACCTGGCAAGTCAAAACCTGGAAAGTCAGAGATTTGTGAGAATTTCCTCTGGAATGAGGAATTTTCCTggaaatttttcaagttttatttctaaatttaaatgttttatatctttctgacaaaattattttttacatttttatatctaatgataATCGTATGATGATGATAGCagtgcacaaatttctttgggTCAAACGATTat
The Solenopsis invicta isolate M01_SB chromosome 16, UNIL_Sinv_3.0, whole genome shotgun sequence genome window above contains:
- the LOC105193864 gene encoding glutamate-gated chloride channel isoform X1; the encoded protein is MGWVALGRYAGGGGRLSSILSLSLTSFASSLIFTSLCILTLAFTLVTLAHAEDIFEEGKSDKEILDNLLQSTRYDKRLLPPVQDADFCCGMRWPGDTTDLTNQSSISNDSKTQNKNQNYNNYTSQYLRTHLRGTLTVNVSVLLLSLASPDESSLKYEVEFLLQQQWFDPRLRYSNKSKYEFLNAIHHYDNIWLPDTYFIMHGDFKDPLIPVHFALRIYRNGTVNYLMRRHLIISCQGNLNIFPFDDPLCSFAIESISYEQTAITYVWKNDEGTLRKSPSLSALNAYLIKNQTITCPIKVSWRADGRIMVEEDEFDDFGDSKCSLCQRRFEEQGNYSCLKVDLIFTRDRSFYFTTVFIPGIILVTSSFITFWLEWNAVPARVMIGVTTMLNFFTTSNGFRGTLPVVSNLTAMNVWDGVCMCFIYASLLEFVCVNYVGRKRPMHNVVYRPGENPVTQRLPAVLNRIGIMLASPLKREGGATTGGTTGPNEIVTCTNCGPNPCTHTATNGCTAELRKKDPPHPIRVAKTIDVIARITFPVAYFMFLTFFFIHYKGTS
- the LOC105193864 gene encoding glutamate-gated chloride channel isoform X11, with amino-acid sequence MGWVALGRYAGGGGRLSSILSLSLTSFASSLIFTSLCILTLAFTLVTLAHAEDIFEEGKSDKEILDNLLQSTRYDKRLLPPVQGTLTVNVSVLLLSLASPDESSLKYEVEFLLQQQWFDPRLRYSNKSKYEFLNAIHHYDNIWLPDTYFIMHGDFKDPLIPVHFALRIYRNGTVNYLMRRHLIISCQGNLNIFPFDDPLCSFAIESISYEQTAITYVWKNDEGTLRKSPSLSALNAYLIKNQTITCPIKVSWRGNYSCLKVDLIFTRDRSFYFTTVFIPGIILVTSSFITFWLEWNAVPARVMIGVTTMLNFFTTSNGFRGTLPVVSNLTAMNVWDGVCMCFIYASLLEFVCVNYVGRKRPMHNVVYRPGENPVTQGKKKREGGATTGGTTGPNEIVTCTNCGPNPCTHTATNGCTAELRKKDPPHPIRVAKTIDVIARITFPVAYFMFLTFFFIHYKGTS
- the LOC105193864 gene encoding glutamate-gated chloride channel isoform X9, with amino-acid sequence MGWVALGRYAGGGGRLSSILSLSLTSFASSLIFTSLCILTLAFTLVTLAHAEDIFEEGKSDKEILDNLLQSTRYDKRLLPPVQGTLTVNVSVLLLSLASPDESSLKYEVEFLLQQQWFDPRLRYSNKSKYEFLNAIHHYDNIWLPDTYFIMHGDFKDPLIPVHFALRIYRNGTVNYLMRRHLIISCQGNLNIFPFDDPLCSFAIESISYEQTAITYVWKNDEGTLRKSPSLSALNAYLIKNQTITCPIKVSWRGNYSCLKVDLIFTRDRSFYFTTVFIPGIILVTSSFITFWLEWNAVPARVMIGVTTMLNFFTTSNGFRGTLPVVSNLTAMNVWDGVCMCFIYASLLEFVCVNYVGRKRPMHNVVYRPGENPVTQRLPAVLNRIGIMLASPLKREGGATTGGTTGPNEIVTCTNCGPNPCTHTATNGCTAELRKKDPPHPIRVAKTIDVIARITFPVAYFMFLTFFFIHYKGTS
- the LOC105193864 gene encoding glutamate-gated chloride channel isoform X5, with translation MGWVALGRYAGGGGRLSSILSLSLTSFASSLIFTSLCILTLAFTLVTLAHAEDIFEEGKSDKEILDNLLQSTRYDKRLLPPVQDADFCCGMRWPGDTTDLTNQSSISNDSKTQNKNQNYNNYTSQYLRTHLRGTLTVNVSVLLLSLASPDESSLKYEVEFLLQQQWFDPRLRYSNKSKYEFLNAIHHYDNIWLPDTYFIMHGDFKDPLIPVHFALRIYRNGTVNYLMRRHLIISCQGNLNIFPFDDPLCSFAIESISYEQTAITYVWKNDEGTLRKSPSLSALNAYLIKNQTITCPIKVSWRGNYSCLKVDLIFTRDRSFYFTTVFIPGIILVTSSFITFWLEWNAVPARVMIGVTTMLNFFTTSNGFRGTLPVVSNLTAMNVWDGVCMCFIYASLLEFVCVNYVGRKRPMHNVVYRPGENPVTQGKKKREGGATTGGTTGPNEIVTCTNCGPNPCTHTATNGCTAELRKKDPPHPIRVAKTIDVIARITFPVAYFMFLTFFFIHYKGTS
- the LOC105193864 gene encoding glutamate-gated chloride channel isoform X4; this translates as MGWVALGRYAGGGGRLSSILSLSLTSFASSLIFTSLCILTLAFTLVTLAHAEDIFEEGKSDKEILDNLLQSTRYDKRLLPPVQDADFCCGMRWPGDTTDLTNQSSISNDSKTQNKNQNYNNYTSQYLRTHLRGTLTVNVSVLLLSLASPDESSLKYEVEFLLQQQWFDPRLRYSNKSKYEFLNAIHHYDNIWLPDTYFIMHGDFKDPLIPVHFALRIYRNGTVNYLMRRHLIISCQGNLNIFPFDDPLCSFAIESISYEQTAITYVWKNDEGTLRKSPSLSALNAYLIKNQTITCPIKVSWRGNYSCLKVDLIFTRDRSFYFTTVFIPGIILVTSSFITFWLEWNAVPARVMIGVTTMLNFFTTSNGFRGTLPVVSNLTAMNVWDGVCMCFIYASLLEFVCVNYVGRKRPMHNVVYRPGENPVTQRLPAVLNRIGIMLASPLKREGGATTGGTTGPNEIVTCTNCGPNPCTHTATNGCTAELRKKDPPHPIRVAKTIDVIARITFPVAYFMFLTFFFIHYKGTS
- the LOC105193864 gene encoding glutamate-gated chloride channel isoform X10, whose product is MRWPGDTTDLTNQSSISNDSKTQNKNQNYNNYTSQYLRTHLRGTLTVNVSVLLLSLASPDESSLKYEVEFLLQQQWFDPRLRYSNKSKYEFLNAIHHYDNIWLPDTYFIMHGDFKDPLIPVHFALRIYRNGTVNYLMRRHLIISCQGNLNIFPFDDPLCSFAIESISYEQTAITYVWKNDEGTLRKSPSLSALNAYLIKNQTITCPIKVSWRADGRIMVEEDEFDDFGDSKCSLCQRRFEEQGNYSCLKVDLIFTRDRSFYFTTVFIPGIILVTSSFITFWLEWNAVPARVMIGVTTMLNFFTTSNGFRGTLPVVSNLTAMNVWDGVCMCFIYASLLEFVCVNYVGRKRPMHNVVYRPGENPVTQRLPAVLNRIGIMLASPLKREGGATTGGTTGPNEIVTCTNCGPNPCTHTATNGCTAELRKKDPPHPIRVAKTIDVIARITFPVAYFMFLTFFFIHYKGTS
- the LOC105193864 gene encoding glutamate-gated chloride channel isoform X13 translates to MGWVALGRYAGGGGRLSSILSLSLTSFASSLIFTSLCILTLAFTLVTLAHAEDIFEEGKSDKEILDNLLQSTRYDKRLLPPVQDADFCCGMRWPGDTTDLTNQSSISNDSKTQNKNQNYNNYTSQYLRTHLRGTLTVNVSVLLLSLASPDESSLKYEVEFLLQQQWFDPRLRYSNKSKYEFLNAIHHYDNIWLPDTYFIMHGDFKDPLIPVHFALRIYRNGTVNYLMRRHLIISCQGNLNIFPFDDPLCSFAIESISYEQTAITYVWKNDEGTLRKSPSLSALNAYLIKNQTITCPIKVSWRADGRIMVEEDEFDDFGDSKCSLCQRRFEEQGNYSCLKVDLIFTRDRSFYFTTVFIPGIILVTSSFITFWLEWNAVPARVMIGVTTMLNFFTTSNGFRGTLPVVSNLTAMNVWDGVCMCFIYASLLEFVCVNYVGRKRPMHNVVYRPGENPVTQTLS
- the LOC105193864 gene encoding glutamate-gated chloride channel isoform X12, producing the protein MGWVALGRYAGGGGRLSSILSLSLTSFASSLIFTSLCILTLAFTLVTLAHAEDIFEEGKSDKEILDNLLQSTRYDKRLLPPVQGTLTVNVSVLLLSLASPDESSLKYEVEFLLQQQWFDPRLRYSNKSKYEFLNAIHHYDNIWLPDTYFIMHGDFKDPLIPVHFALRIYRNGTVNYLMRRHLIISCQGNLNIFPFDDPLCSFAIESISYEQTAITYVWKNDEGTLRKSPSLSALNAYLIKNQTITCPIKVSWRGNYSCLKVDLIFTRDRSFYFTTVFIPGIILVTSSFITFWLEWNAVPARVMIGVTTMLNFFTTSNGFRGTLPVVSNLTAMNVWDGVCMCFIYASLLEFVCVNYVGRKRPMHNVVYRPGENPVTQKREGGATTGGTTGPNEIVTCTNCGPNPCTHTATNGCTAELRKKDPPHPIRVAKTIDVIARITFPVAYFMFLTFFFIHYKGTS
- the LOC105193864 gene encoding glutamate-gated chloride channel isoform X8, which codes for MGWVALGRYAGGGGRLSSILSLSLTSFASSLIFTSLCILTLAFTLVTLAHAEDIFEEGKSDKEILDNLLQSTRYDKRLLPPVQGTLTVNVSVLLLSLASPDESSLKYEVEFLLQQQWFDPRLRYSNKSKYEFLNAIHHYDNIWLPDTYFIMHGDFKDPLIPVHFALRIYRNGTVNYLMRRHLIISCQGNLNIFPFDDPLCSFAIESISYEQTAITYVWKNDEGTLRKSPSLSALNAYLIKNQTITCPIKVSWRADGRIMVEEDEFDDFGDSKCSLCQRRFEEQGNYSCLKVDLIFTRDRSFYFTTVFIPGIILVTSSFITFWLEWNAVPARVMIGVTTMLNFFTTSNGFRGTLPVVSNLTAMNVWDGVCMCFIYASLLEFVCVNYVGRKRPMHNVVYRPGENPVTQKREGGATTGGTTGPNEIVTCTNCGPNPCTHTATNGCTAELRKKDPPHPIRVAKTIDVIARITFPVAYFMFLTFFFIHYKGTS
- the LOC105193864 gene encoding glutamate-gated chloride channel isoform X3, translated to MGWVALGRYAGGGGRLSSILSLSLTSFASSLIFTSLCILTLAFTLVTLAHAEDIFEEGKSDKEILDNLLQSTRYDKRLLPPVQDADFCCGMRWPGDTTDLTNQSSISNDSKTQNKNQNYNNYTSQYLRTHLRGTLTVNVSVLLLSLASPDESSLKYEVEFLLQQQWFDPRLRYSNKSKYEFLNAIHHYDNIWLPDTYFIMHGDFKDPLIPVHFALRIYRNGTVNYLMRRHLIISCQGNLNIFPFDDPLCSFAIESISYEQTAITYVWKNDEGTLRKSPSLSALNAYLIKNQTITCPIKVSWRADGRIMVEEDEFDDFGDSKCSLCQRRFEEQGNYSCLKVDLIFTRDRSFYFTTVFIPGIILVTSSFITFWLEWNAVPARVMIGVTTMLNFFTTSNGFRGTLPVVSNLTAMNVWDGVCMCFIYASLLEFVCVNYVGRKRPMHNVVYRPGENPVTQKREGGATTGGTTGPNEIVTCTNCGPNPCTHTATNGCTAELRKKDPPHPIRVAKTIDVIARITFPVAYFMFLTFFFIHYKGTS